Proteins from a genomic interval of bacterium BMS3Abin08:
- the rpsF gene encoding 30S ribosomal protein S6: MNYYEITVIIEPALSDEDLEAVLEKIRNFITKGEGDVLKEDRWGKRTLAYELNKKSQGYYVLFTFKAPPSLIKTLEDFFKVYDPVFKYMAVKLEKKQVARLIDELQKSEKAAAQSGQEEEAGVQ, translated from the coding sequence ATGAACTACTACGAGATTACCGTCATAATTGAGCCTGCCCTGAGCGATGAAGACCTCGAAGCCGTCCTGGAAAAAATCAGGAACTTTATAACAAAGGGAGAGGGAGATGTACTTAAGGAGGACCGTTGGGGGAAAAGGACACTTGCCTATGAACTCAACAAGAAATCACAGGGGTACTATGTGCTTTTTACCTTCAAGGCCCCACCGTCACTGATAAAAACGCTTGAGGACTTCTTTAAGGTCTATGATCCCGTTTTCAAGTACATGGCCGTAAAGCTTGAAAAGAAGCAGGTTGCCAGATTAATCGACGAGTTGCAGAAATCGGAGAAGGCCGCGGCACAGTCCGGTCAGGAGGAGGAGGCAGGTGTACAATAA
- the ssb gene encoding single-stranded DNA-binding protein: MYNKIILAGNLTRDPELRYTAGGTPVTNITIAVNSRVKQGDEFKDETLFIDVVVFGKQAENVAQYLSKGRGVIVDGRLRERRWEYEGQQKKKVEVIAATVKFLPKRESSDFGSGSDMVPPPDETTEIEPF, encoded by the coding sequence GTGTACAATAAGATTATACTTGCAGGGAACCTGACGCGTGATCCCGAGCTTAGGTACACCGCCGGGGGGACCCCGGTAACCAATATTACGATCGCTGTTAACTCACGTGTCAAGCAGGGGGATGAGTTCAAGGACGAGACCCTTTTTATTGATGTCGTTGTATTTGGTAAACAGGCTGAAAATGTTGCCCAGTACCTGAGCAAAGGCAGGGGTGTGATAGTTGATGGACGGCTTAGAGAGAGGCGATGGGAGTATGAGGGGCAACAGAAAAAAAAGGTGGAGGTTATTGCCGCTACGGTGAAGTTTCTTCCCAAGAGGGAGTCTTCGGATTTCGGGTCAGGCAGTGACATGGTTCCACCACCGGATGAGACAACGGAGATAGAACCATTTTGA
- the rpsR gene encoding 30S ribosomal protein S18 — translation MRRFQRRKYCKFCAEDASYIDYKDYKRLRSYITERGKILPSRMTGTCAKHQRELTRAIKRARTIALIPFMER, via the coding sequence GTGAGGAGGTTTCAGCGAAGGAAGTACTGCAAGTTTTGTGCAGAGGATGCTTCATATATCGACTATAAGGACTACAAGAGGCTCAGGAGCTACATTACGGAACGGGGCAAGATACTCCCGAGCAGGATGACCGGTACCTGTGCCAAGCATCAGAGGGAGCTGACGAGGGCGATTAAGAGGGCCAGGACTATTGCCCTGATACCTTTTATGGAAAGGTAG